A genomic segment from Xyrauchen texanus isolate HMW12.3.18 chromosome 21, RBS_HiC_50CHRs, whole genome shotgun sequence encodes:
- the pigb gene encoding GPI mannosyltransferase 3 gives MEKIRSRFRQDRSSPSDTVRLRKRSSVLYNTDDSNAHTHGFLGVTVFTVVFRLVNCLLVQSSFVPDEYWQSLEVSHRMVFNYGYETWEWKEGIRGYSYPLLFAVMYKVLHLMNYDTVQLLILVPRIFQALLAAYADVKLYRLVLQWETPDVAKWTYFCQLCSWFTWYCCSRTLTNTMETVLSTLAICFYPLPGSKMHSSWKFLFLVSLAIVVRPTALIVWLPLLFYHFCMEENKLALIIQQGIPIVALALGVSILIDSVFYGKWILVQWNFLKFNVLHNVAEFYGTHPWHWYFTQGLVVVIGPHLPIFLYGCKVSTKKHRILLITIFWTIAIYSLLAHKEFRFIYPVLPFCMIFCGLSLAKLQTWRKPAACALLLLNIIPALYTGLIHQRGALDVMNHLQQLCNISESRNAPEPDVLFLMPCHSTPLYSHLHCPLKLRFLECPPDLTGNAQYVDEAEKFFSDPLHWLRTSFPAQSTLPSHVLLFDSLEKDIAGFLVENRFVKQSEIFHTHFPEGRLGENILIYARGSGPVTN, from the exons ATGGAAAAGATTCGTTCGCGCTTCAGACAGGACCGATCTTCCCCATCGGACACTGTGCGACTGAGGAAGAGGAGTTCTGTTCTGTACAACACAGATGACAGCAACGCTCACACACACG GATTCCTTGGAGTCACAGTTTTCACTGTTGTATTCCGCCTGGTCAACTGTCTCCTGGTCCAGAGCAGCTTTGTCCCGGATGAATACTGGCAGTCGCTTGAGGTTTCTCATCGAATGGTCTTCAA TTATGGCTATGAGACCTGGGAATGGAAGGAAGGCATCCGGGGATACTCATATCCTCTTCTGTTTGCTGTGATGTATAAAGTCTTGCATCTGATGAATTATGACACAGTTCAACTATTG ATATTAGTGCCTCGCATTTTCCAAGCTCTGCTGGCCGCGTATGCTGACGTGAAGCTGTACCGTCTCGTCCTGCAGTGGGAAACTCCGGATGTGGCAAAATGGACC tATTTCTGTCAGCTGTGCTCCTGGTTCACCTGGTACTGCTGTAGCCGGACTCTTACCAACACCATGGAAACAGTTCTGAGCACCCTGGCGATTTGCTTTTATCCTTTACCGGGCTCCAAAATGCACAGCAG CTGGAAGTTTTTGTTTCTGGTGTCTTTGGCCATCGTTGTCCGTCCCACAGCTCTGATCGTTTGGCTTCCTCTGCTGTTTTATCATTTCTGCATGGAAGAGAACAAACTGGCACTCATCATACAGCAAGGAATTCCCATTGT GGCTCTTGCACTGGGGGTCTCGATATTAATCGACTCCGTATTCTATGGAAAG TGGATTCTGGTCCAGTGGAACTTCCTGAAGTTTAATGTGCTGCACAATGTGGCAGAGTTTTATGGAACGCACCCGTGGCACTGGTACTTCACTCAGGGTCTGGTGGTTGTGATTGGACCCCACCTCCCTATCTTCCTGTACGGATGCAAAGTCTCCACCAAAAAACACAGAATCCTGCTTATAACCATTTTTTGGACGATAGCGATTTACAG TTTGCTCGCACACAAGGAGTTCCGGTTTATTTATCCGGTGTTGCCATTCTGTATGATATTTTGTG GTTTGTCTTTAGCCAAGCTCCAAACGTGGAGGAAACCTGCGGCTTGTGCCCTGCTGCTGTTAAATATAATTCCTGCATTATACACTGGTTTAATTCACCAGCGTGGAGCTCTGGATGTTATGAATCACCTGCAACAACTGTGTAACATCAGCGAGTCTCGTAATGCACCTGAGCCTGACGTTCTGTTCCTCATGCCCTGTCACTCCACACCGCTGTACAG TCACCTGCACTGTCCACTCAAACTGCGTTTTCTGGAGTGCCCACCAGATCTAACAGGAAATGCGCAGTATGTGGATGAAGCCGAAAAGTTCTTCTCAGATCCTCTTCACTGGCTTAGAACTTCCTTCCCCGCTCAGTCCACACTACCATCACATGTGCTGCTATTCGACTCCCTAGAGAAG GATATTGCTGGTTTCCTGGTGGAAAACAGATTTGTCAAACAATCTGAAATATTCCACACTCACTTCCCCGAAGGTCGTTTGGGAgagaatatattaatatatgcgAGAGGATCTGGACCAGTCACTAATtag